From the Hippocampus zosterae strain Florida chromosome 13, ASM2543408v3, whole genome shotgun sequence genome, the window TCACCGCCACCCAGCTCGATATCATCTCGTAACCATAACTACAAATAATTATACACTCCGATCCAAtactggggaggggggggcctgGGTCAGTCAAGCTCCCCAATCAGTTCTCAAGTCCAATTACCAGCGACGAGGCTCGCTACGTGCCTTCTCGCCAAAGGGTCGGCCCCGCTAAATTACACACAGCAAACAGCGGTGGGCATGGGGCGGGTAATGGAGCCGAGGTGCACGCCGCCGCCTCAGTAGAAAGAGCGCACGCGTTTGAAAAGCTGCGCAGGGCAAAGACTTATGGCCAGAATGTCAAATTCCAGGAGAgaaaaaatctaatcaaaaaGAGCTTCAGCCACACGCTTTGATGAAAACTCAAAAACTTGCAGCTCATTCCGAATGCTGCAAACTTGGGTTACGGCCAGAACAAAGAGATCAGACTATATTACTCCGGTTCAAAAGACTTGACACTGGCTCCCAGGCAGCTCTCGAATAGACTTTGAAGTTCCGCTACTAGTTTGTAAATCACCGAATGGTTTCGTTCCTCCATAAATGAGCGAAGAGAGAATGAAGTCTCTCGGGTCTGCAGACTTGGGTCAGTGAGTGGAGCCGAGAGTCCAAAgcaacatggtgaagcagcataaAAGGCGTTATGCTGCATACAGAAGTTAAGTCAGCCCCATATCCATGCGAGTCCACAGCTGCAGCAGCGGCAAAAATGTGCCTCTGTGCCACGCTTGAGGCAGAGATTGCTCGCCCCGCTCTAACGAATCCGTCCGCATTCAGCGGGCATCCTGGGCAACAAGCGCTCCCGTCGTCAAACCCACGGGAGTCCGTTCAAGACGGCGCAAGGGTGGGTTTTGAATTTGCTCTTTTAGAAGAGGAAAAGACGTAGCAGAGGAGTGAGTGGTTATATGTTTTTACCACTGATTGACCCAAATAGAAAGATTGATGGAAGCTGGCTGTCTAGAAGGCTCGAGTATTTGGGATATTGGAGTCATCGAGGCATGAGTAGAACGAGGGTGACCTCTAGTGCCAAAATGTATGCTTGATAAACGATAGTACCTCtttgcaaaattaattggttctgcaagaaatttcttaactagaattttttttttttttaagtagagacgtgttttccatgtaccggtaaatgccctaatccgttccaagcccccccacgccccaaaaataaattcagacATGTTTCCTAagcttaaaaatgcatcaaattatGTACCAATTACAGgtcacaattacattattgcacaataaatgagaattgtgcataatttaaaataccaagaataacaaataaaaatcatggtcatcgttgttttttgccctctttagttcatgttctctctcagaagtggtttttgcctggcgttttgtaaagaagtcATCCAAatacgtttgcttttgtcaactgtcaatcctttgaaaatgtccaggcaaacatcagcatagtgagcgaccGCCCgaatggtgaacactttttctgggtgattcgcaTTTACGTAAAATTATCGGAATGACTCATGGCccaaggggcgaatgacgaggacgctgtaTCGATTcacatctatctatttatctatcgacACATACGGTAggggtccctcttagccaatgggatgccaggaagatgctcgataatagccaatggcagagcagctctaagtatgttgcgttcaggaaactcagagctgcgagtagcagtccagactgtatttttttatcttttgaaaatTCTTTGACTCTTTGAACTCTTTGAAACtctttgaaaatttcgtatgaagagacgttcggaagtagaggtaccactctaTGTCCAAGCAGCTGCCAGGTAACAATGCAGGCCGACgtcgctttaaaaaaataaataaataaaaataataataataataattctggcAATTATCCTGTATTTTCAAGGTATTTATAAGCTATGTGTCGTTTGGATTTTTGGCAGGTCATTGAGAGGTTTTTCCATTGAAATTGCTTATAAATGTCCGAGTTTCAGTCTCCAAGTATGAATGTCCTCGATTTGGATAGGCTGTCAAGTAAGGAAATGTTTCATTGTAGAAGCTGCCCCCTACTGGATTATGTACCTCCATCACTCCACTGACTACGAGGATGACGACAGAAAGGCTTTGAGGAGCAGGTCGGATGCGAGGCCGGGCGAGATGTCCCCCCGGGTGACCCTCTCCTCCAGGCAGGGCAGGGCTTCCCGGACCGCGGGGTGATGGCGGAAGTGGGCCAGGACGTTTTCCTGGATCAAGGTCCACATCCACACCTTTTGCTGGGCCCGGCGGCGGCCCTGCAGCTCGCCGCTGGCCAACATGGCCTGCTGGTATGAGCGCATCTCGGCCCAGACCTCCGAGATGCCCTCGACGCTGTGCGAAGAAGCACGCACCACCTGAAGATAAGAGGGAGTCGCAGTCGGGAGACGTCCGCGTGAAATCAAAGCGGATTCCAAAAATGATGGCGGATGTCTGGCGTGTTCCGCCGGCTGCCTTGCTACACTCACGTCCGCTTTTGTAACCTTGAGGTGATTGCGCTTGACTTTTATATTTACTGTCTTCACTTTTGGCgtcttgtcaaaataaaaacactttcctTGGAGTCCGGTCATTAGTCCTGTTGACACGTTTGATTAGATTCGACATTGAGGTACAGATAATTAAGTCTGACTGTAACCCTGGCTCAAACATCTCCAGAAATTTCATTCAACCTGTCATGACacgtgaagccccccccccccccattactaTTGGTTGACCACCTTAGTTTTAAGATCATGCCTGAGTTTGCTTTTTGATCGCAaggaaataaattgaaaaaggtAAAGGTGCTTCTCTTTTGTTAAAACAGGAACCCATTTGCTGACATATAAAAGACGTGAAAGTTGCCAGTGGTTTTAAAAGCAGAGTTCCACATCCCCGCAACTATTTTAGAGCATTTTGACTCATTGTTCAAGACCCACAGAATATTGTGTTCTGTGCCAAAGAGTGGacacacttgtttgtttgtagcCTTTTCCATTCTTTTGTAATCAAAAGTAGAACATTGGTTAGTTTCACCAAAAATACAGGTTTCGGACAAATAAAAGCGGAAAAAACAGCTACTAGCCACAAGCCAGAGGATGAAATTCACTGTATTTGAATATGGAATAGCGACAGTTACCCTTATCAAAAATGTTTAGGGTAGGAActccaaatacaaatacatgtaaAACTCACCTTGGGGTTCCAAGACCTGGACTGCCTCCGGAGCAGCTTCATAGCGCTGGTGTATTCCGCCTGGATCCTCCTGGCTGGCACCACCAGGTCTCCGTCCGACTTGGTCACCACCACCAGGTCGGCCCTCTCGATGATGCCCCTCTTGATGCCCTTCAGATTGAGCCATCATTTAGATCAGTAAAATCGAACCAGCACGCAAGGGACAACATTGGGACGATACCTGCAGTTCGTCGCCCCCTGCTGGCGGAATCAGCAACACAAACATGTCAACCATGTCCGCCACTGCAAACTCTGACTGGCCGACACCTGGCAACAAGCGAAACGCATTTGATGATGTACAATTTGAACGGAATCAACAGCTGGCTACAAATATGCCCATAATCGAACCGTTATGGGCTATGTTAAGAGTGAGGTTCCTGCCAAGACGTACAGCCACAAACTCAATGACTACAATTTGAAATTGAACACCGGCCAATTACGAGAAAGCCACTCCAATGCTGGCACCGTGACCGGACATAAAACAGAGACGCGGCCGGTTGTGTTGACCGTTTGTCCAACAGCCGTATACTGCTCGTCGTACCCACAGTCTCCACGAGGATGACGTCGTAACCCGCTCCCTCGCAGAGGACGATGGCTTCATTGGTCGTCCTGGTGACGCCGCCGAGCGTCCCTGATGTGGGCGACGGGCGGATGAAGGCATTCATGTCGCGGGAAAGCTCAGTCATGCGGGTCTTGTCACCCATCAAGGAACctgcaaacaggaagtgagtaTAACGACCGCTGCAGGTGACCCAAAGAATAACCCAAGAATCACTCCTTGACTGGCCATAAATCATATTTTGTTTGGATTAGAGGTGCAACGATTAATCAACAACTAATCGATTATCAATGTATTTGGATCGAATTATGACAATCGATTAATCGTTTGAGCCGTGATTTCCAACCGGTGTGGCAGGGCGCATTAGTGTGTCgggggaaattatccaatttcacttatAGGGGAGGTcagggcacttttttttttaacaacaataTGGTCTATGTGGTCTTGtctagtctaaacacagtacagtattctgattaataacgTGTTTGCGGAATATAAATTGAGCGGAAAAATCCATCCATAGTCAGCGTCAGttgtttgagttttattttattttgggcaaTTCTCTATTGCAGAGTGACTGTTCTAAAGGAACCAAACGAGCGGTCTTTCTTTAAAATGATCTGTCATTATTAGATATTGTGTGTATTAAAAGTACTCAGTGGTATTAGGTACTTAAGAGTTGAGAACTCATACTGGTCTGAAAAAAGTGCCAGTAAACATCCTTAATAATACCTTATCAACATGTAACGTGTGTACCACATGATGCGGAGACGTTACCTCCCGTCGTGCAGGATGACGGATCAACTGCCAGCACTGACACTTTGTGTCCACGTCCCGTCAGGATCTTGCCCACCACTTCAATGAATGAGGACTTCCCGGCTCCTGGAGGACCCGAGAGACCTTTGAAAattgtgaataaaaacagaaatgtcTCCTTTTATATCCAGATTTTTAATATCACATCTTTTTAGATACTATATTTCTTTTATATTAGTACAGTTTACACACCTACTCTGAAGGCCGCCGGTTTTCCACCATTGCGGCTCTCCTGCTCCCTCCTGAAGTCCAGGACCCTCTGTAGCAACACCTGGGCCAGCTCCTTCTTCCGCGGATGCTGCGTCTCCACCAGCGTGATGGACTCTGCCAGAGAAGCCCGTTGACCCCCAATGAGGCCCGCGTAGAGTTTATTCAGCAGCGTCTGCTCAGAGCCGCTCAGGTCCTGGATGTGCTGGTTCAAGGCTGTGCTCTCTGCCCGCCATTGTTTGCATATGTGATTGGGTGGAGTCTTGGGGTGACACCGGCAAGATTTGGTGGCGATAATGTGACGGAAGAGCGGGGAATGTAGAAGTCTCATTTTATCTAAGACAGAGGAAAGTCACTGAGTTTAAAGAAAAACGGAACATAAAACCGCTGAAAGAAGTGAAAATCCGGCACTTTATGACGTCACTACATTGATTAGCGAAAGCGTCGCAAACTGTGGCATTGTTTCAGCTTAAAAATCGACACATGTAAAGGAACAACAATATGACATAAGCTCGTACCGCTTAGTTCATCCAAGAGTAAAATGTTAAATTTTAAAGTACGCAACACATTGATGTTAAGTAagaataaaactaaatataacACTGACCCCAAGCCGCGATCCATAGAAGCGTTATGCTCATGTAGTTCCTGCTTCCGGCACTGACACTTTCTACTTCCGGTGACttcgacaaacttttttttgggccttcaaaatgacaaacataCATATACTAAATCAAACATAATGCGGatcttacattttaaaaagagttaaagtatATCACGTCGTCACTCAAGGATGTTGTTCGGGTCCTTGTGCAGTGACGTGCCTACATGTCCGCCATCTTAGTGGGGGCAATGCTCTCATGAAAAGCAATTATCAGCATTCATATTAAATCACAACTTGATTTTTAAATCGTTTTTCATGACATTCAAACCTTCATCAATGCCTTTTGGTTGTCACGCCATGCATAATCATGAAATGCACTGAAACTCAAACCGGCAtttcgtgtgtgcgcgcgctcgtgtgtgtgcgtgtgtgcacgcgcgcgcacaaacgcacgcacgcgcgcagacACGCCCACGCATCTCCCGAGGAAAGTCTGCAAAATTGCTAAACGGTAACGTTGTCTACCGACAGGTGGCAGCAGATGACCACTTTTTTAATGTAGTATTGTATTTGTTAATGTTCTGTAATACACGGTGAGTTAAATTTCAAAGATTGATATGAACCCAGCATTAGATCATTGCGAGACGATTTCAGTGATATTAAGTGTGATTTTAGATATTAAATTCTAACTCTCAAAAAGTAGATACAATGCAACGATTTCTGGCCAACGTCTTAATGCAAAGACAAACGGCGTCTACATAATAGATGTGACCTTTTTTGTTCAGTCCGAGTTTCAAACCTAATCTTTGTCCCATTTTCGAAAGGCTGATGTCATTCGAAAGCTTGCTAATCACAGAAACAGACAACATACTTGCATGACTATAAACTTATAGAAAGCCAAAGTCCAGGTTTACAAAATAATGCTTAAGACCCAACCAGACTTTGCAGATGGCGGCAGGTGATGTTCTGTGGTTGAATTTGGTTCCAAAAAGTGCAGGGAAAATCGATTGTTTTGAGTTAAGAATATGCAAACACTCCATAATGCATACTTCATACATAGCTTGTGTCTTTCGTCCTGTAattaaaacatgtacagtatatatacatacaaatacagtatacattgacaaaaatacaaaatactgaAAGAAATGATTTTTAATCCTCCACTAAAGTCTTGATATTCATGGAATAAAATTGCTTTTTGTGGAGTTTGaccataccaaaaaaaagtaaagagtcTGCACGTGAATAGTGcagacaaagatacaaaataaaaaatgaatgtaaGGAGTACATTGTCAAACAAAGTAAGAACAGagtagtttattttttaaaaaatgatatggGTGGACACGATTGTGTATTGAATTaaaattgaatattttcatGTAACAGACATTGAAAACACCAGTCCATGATGCGTCTTTACTTTTGTACTTATGCTTCCAGAAACCAAACTATGCATGGCCAAAAATAGACAACACAGCACCATAGTCTAaacgtgaataaaaaaaaacactatttgaACCCAAGTCCATGGGGTAAAACATTAGTGTAAAACATGACAAGCAACATTTAAGTTATTGGcggaactgtatttttttttcccgtgaaATAAACCATCTGCCCCACCTCGCCCACACGCCTACTACCTCCACTCCACCCCTAAATTTCCCAAGTATCTTCTTGAGTGATTGAAATTTCATACAGGTCACCCTTGGAGTCTTTCTTCCAAATTCGACACCAATGTCTTTGCAGTGTAAGGTCCGACTGACTGCAATTCCAGAGACCTGGAATGTCGCCCCAAAAATTATACCGGTAGTTACAACGCATTTATAGAACCACGGTTCCACCAAGCGGGACGGTTTGGTTCAGACAGCTTGGAATGGTAAAACCTGAGTTGGCCTTTTGTGTCGAAAGCAATTGTCCCTGTGCAGATGTTGTACATCACATAAGATCGTTGTTACTGTCCAGTTGGTGCGAGGCAGCCATATCCTGCTTGGCTGGGTTCGCTATGAAAGGCAAAGGAGGGTGAATGCCAGGGTTTTTACGGTGTGTCAATGAAGCTTTTCTTGATACCGATGCCGTAAAAGAAAGCATGTTGCTTTGTATTTAGCGCTGTCTTGAGCGTGAGAATTCGGAGACCCCCCACACTTTGAAACGCACACTACTGACACAATGCTACAACAGTGACTCTGTTTTACAACAATACATAACAatatttatcattcacatatgtACCTGTGGATGAAACAGC encodes:
- the mmaa gene encoding methylmalonic aciduria type A protein, mitochondrial, translating into MSITLLWIAAWDKMRLLHSPLFRHIIATKSCRCHPKTPPNHICKQWRAESTALNQHIQDLSGSEQTLLNKLYAGLIGGQRASLAESITLVETQHPRKKELAQVLLQRVLDFRREQESRNGGKPAAFRVGLSGPPGAGKSSFIEVVGKILTGRGHKVSVLAVDPSSCTTGGSLMGDKTRMTELSRDMNAFIRPSPTSGTLGGVTRTTNEAIVLCEGAGYDVILVETVGVGQSEFAVADMVDMFVLLIPPAGGDELQGIKRGIIERADLVVVTKSDGDLVVPARRIQAEYTSAMKLLRRQSRSWNPKVVRASSHSVEGISEVWAEMRSYQQAMLASGELQGRRRAQQKVWMWTLIQENVLAHFRHHPAVREALPCLEERVTRGDISPGLASDLLLKAFLSSSS